In Gymnogyps californianus isolate 813 chromosome 1, ASM1813914v2, whole genome shotgun sequence, the following are encoded in one genomic region:
- the CUL4A gene encoding cullin-4A isoform X3, whose product MIRSIFLFLDRTYVLQNSMLPSIWDMGLELFRNHVISDKQVQNKTIDGILLLIERERNGEAVDRSLLRSLLSMLSDLQVYKESFEQRFLEETNCLYAAEGQRLMQEREVPEYLHHVNKRLEEEGDRVITYLDHSTQKPLIACVEKQLLGEHLSAILQKGLDNLLDENRISDLTQTYQLFSRVKGGQQILLQHWSEYIKNFGTTIVVNPEKDKDMVQELLDFKDKVDHIIEVCFQKNEKFINLMKESFETFINKRPNKPAELIAKYVDSKLRAGNKEATDEELERILDKIMIIFRFIHGKDVFEAFYKKDLAKRLLVGKSASVDAEKSMLSKLKHECGAAFTSKLEGMFKDMELSKDVMVQFKQYMQNQSDPGNIDLTVNILTMGYWPTYTPMEVHLNSEMIKLQEVFKTFYLGKHSGRKLQWQTTLGHAVLKAEFKEGKKEFQVSLFQTLVLLMFNEGDEFSFEEIKMATGVEDSELRRTLQSLACGKARVLIKNPKGKDVEDGDKFIFNGDFKHKLFRIKINQIQMKETVEEQVSTTERVFQDRQYQIDAAIVRIMKMRKTLGHNLLVSELYNQLKFPVKPGDLKKRIESLIDRDYMERDKDNPNQYHYVA is encoded by the exons ATGATcagaagcattttcttatttttggaTCGTACATATGTACTTCAGAATTCAATGCTTCCTTCTATATG GGATATGGGGCTAGAGTTATTTAGAAATCACGTCATTAGTGACAAGCAAGTTCAAAACAAGACTATTGATGGAATCCTCCTGCTGATCGAACGAGAACGAAATGGTGAAGCTGTGGACAGAAGTTTGCTGCGGAGTTTGTTGAGCATGCTGTCTGATCTGCAG GTTTACAAGGAATCATTTGAACAGAGGTTTCTGGAAGAGACAAATTGCTTATATGCTGCAGAAGGCCAAAGATTAATGCAAGAAAGAGAG GTCCCAGAATATCTTCACCATGTTAATAAACGTTTGGAAGAAGAAGGAGACAGAGTAATAACATATTTAGACCACAGCACACA GAAACCACTGATTGCTTGTGTGGAGAAACAGCTACTAGGAGAACACTTATCAGCTATTTtgcaaaaag GACTTGATAACCTGCTTGATGAAAATAGAATATCAGATTTGACCCAGACATACCAGCTGTTCAGCCGGGTAAAAGGTGGGCAGCAGATCCTTTTGCAACATTGGAGTGAATACATCAAG aactTTGGGACAACAATAGTGGTTAATCCTGAAAAAGACAAGGATATGGTGCAAGAGCTACTAGATTTTAAGGATAAAGTGGACCATATCATAGAAgtgtgctttcagaaaaatgaaaaatttataaACTTGATGAAGGAGTCCTTTGAAACATTTATCAACAAGAGACCAAATAAGCCTGCAGAATTGATAg cAAAATATGTGGATTCCAAGTTAAGAGCTGGTAATAAAGAAGCAACAGATGAAGAGCTGGAAAGAATCCTTGACAAAATCATGATCATATTTAGATTCATTCATG GTAAAGATGTGTTTGAGGCGTTTTACAAGAAAGACTTGGCCAAAAGACTGCTGGTTGGAAAAAGTGCATCAGTAGATGCTGAGAAGTCCATGTTGTCAAAGCTTAAACATG AATGTGGCGCGGCTTTTACCAGCAAACTGGAGGGCATGTTCAAGGACATGGAACTGTCAAAAGATGTCATGGTTCAGTTTAAGCAG TATATGCAGAACCAAAGTGACCCAGGAAATATAGACCTGACAGTAAATATATTAACTATGGGATATTGGCCAACTTACACACCTATGGAAGTCCACTTAAATTCAGAG ATGATAAAGCTTCAAGAGGTATTTAAAACCTTTTACTTGGGAAAACACAGTGGTCGAAAGCTTCAGTGGCAGACCACCTTAGGGCATGCTGTGCTAAAGGCAGAATTTAAGGAA ggaaagaaagaatttcaagTATCGCTCTTTCAGACATTAGTGTTGCTTATGTTTAATGAAGGAGATGaattcagttttgaagaaattaaaatggccACTGGTGTAG AGGACAGTGAATTAAGAAGAACCTTGCAGTCTTTAGCTTGTGGAAAAGCACGAGTATTGATTAAAAATCCAAAGGGGAAGGATGTAGAAGATGGAGATAAATTCATCTTTAATGGTGATTTCAAGCATAAATTGTTTAGAATAAAGATCAACCAAATccaaatgaaagaaaca GTCGAGGAACAGGTCAGCACAACTGAGAGAGTATTTCAAGACAGGCAATATCAGATTGATGCTGCTATTGTACGAATAATGAAGATGAGAAAGACTCTTGGTCATAATCTTCTTGTTTCTGAATTGTATAATCAACTGAAATTTCCCGTAAAG CCTGGAGACTTGAAAAAGAGGATTGAATCTCTCATTGACAGAGACTATATGGAGAGAGACAAAGACAACCCCAATCAGTACCACTATGTTGCATAA